A window of the Streptomyces formicae genome harbors these coding sequences:
- the acs gene encoding acetate--CoA ligase, protein MSNESLANLLKEERRFAPPAELAASANVTAEAYEQAEADRLGFWAEQARRLTWATEPTETLDWSNPPFAKWFADGSLNVAYNCVDRHVEAGLGDRVAIHFEGEPGDSRAITYADLKDEVSRAANALTELGVTKGDRVAVYLPMIPEAVIAMLACARIGAAHSVVFGGFSADAIATRIADADAKLVITADGGYRRGKPSALKPAVDEAINRVDRVQHVLVVRRTGQDVAWTEDRDVWWDEIVSRQPAEHTPEAFEAEQPLFILYTSGTTGKPKGILHTSGGYLTQAAYTHHAVFDLKPETDVYWCTADIGWVTGHSYIVYGPLANGATQVIYEGTPDTPHQGRFWEIVQKYGVTILYTAPTAIRTFMKWGDDIPAKFDLSSLRVLGSVGEPINPEAWVWYREHIGGGSTPIVDTWWQTETGAMMISPLPGVTETKPGSAQRPLPGISATVVDDEANEVPNGGGGYLVLTEPWPSMLRTIWGDDQRFIDTYWSRFEGKYFAGDGAKKDDDGDIWLLGRVDDVMLISGHNISTTEVESALVSHPKVAEAAVVGAADETTGQAIVAFVILRGTASEDADLVADLRNHVAATLGPIAKPKRILPVAELPKTRSGKIMRRLLRDVAENRQLGDVTTLTDSSVMELIQSKLPSAASED, encoded by the coding sequence GTGAGCAACGAAAGCCTGGCCAACCTGCTCAAGGAAGAGCGGCGGTTCGCGCCGCCGGCCGAGCTGGCCGCGAGCGCCAATGTCACGGCTGAGGCGTATGAGCAGGCCGAGGCGGACAGGCTTGGCTTCTGGGCCGAGCAGGCCCGGCGGCTCACCTGGGCCACCGAGCCGACCGAGACCCTCGACTGGTCGAACCCGCCTTTCGCCAAATGGTTCGCCGACGGCTCGCTCAACGTCGCGTACAACTGCGTGGACCGTCATGTCGAGGCCGGGCTCGGCGACCGCGTCGCCATCCACTTCGAGGGCGAGCCCGGCGACAGCCGCGCCATCACGTACGCCGATCTCAAGGACGAGGTCTCCAGGGCGGCCAACGCCCTGACGGAGCTGGGCGTCACCAAGGGCGACCGGGTGGCGGTCTACCTGCCGATGATCCCCGAGGCCGTCATCGCCATGCTCGCGTGCGCCCGGATCGGCGCCGCGCACTCGGTGGTCTTCGGCGGCTTCTCCGCCGACGCCATCGCCACTCGCATCGCGGACGCCGACGCCAAGCTCGTCATCACGGCGGACGGCGGCTACCGGCGCGGCAAGCCTTCGGCGCTCAAGCCCGCCGTCGACGAGGCGATCAACCGGGTCGACCGCGTGCAGCACGTGCTCGTCGTGCGCCGCACCGGTCAGGACGTGGCCTGGACCGAGGACCGGGACGTGTGGTGGGACGAGATCGTCTCCCGCCAGCCGGCCGAGCACACCCCCGAGGCGTTCGAGGCGGAGCAGCCGCTCTTCATCCTCTACACGTCCGGTACGACGGGTAAGCCGAAGGGCATCCTGCACACCTCCGGCGGCTACCTCACCCAGGCGGCGTACACCCACCACGCCGTCTTCGACCTCAAGCCCGAGACCGATGTCTACTGGTGCACCGCCGACATCGGCTGGGTGACCGGCCACTCGTACATCGTGTACGGGCCGCTGGCCAACGGCGCCACGCAGGTGATCTACGAGGGCACGCCCGACACCCCGCACCAGGGCCGCTTCTGGGAGATCGTCCAGAAGTACGGCGTCACGATCCTCTACACCGCGCCGACCGCGATCCGTACGTTCATGAAGTGGGGGGACGACATCCCCGCCAAGTTCGACCTCTCCAGCCTGCGCGTCCTCGGCTCGGTCGGTGAGCCGATCAACCCCGAGGCCTGGGTCTGGTACCGGGAGCACATCGGCGGCGGCAGCACCCCCATCGTGGACACCTGGTGGCAGACCGAGACCGGCGCGATGATGATCTCGCCGCTTCCGGGCGTCACCGAGACCAAGCCGGGCTCCGCGCAGCGCCCGCTGCCCGGTATCTCCGCGACCGTCGTCGACGACGAGGCCAACGAGGTGCCCAACGGCGGCGGCGGTTACCTCGTCCTGACCGAGCCGTGGCCCTCGATGCTCCGCACCATCTGGGGCGACGACCAGCGCTTCATCGACACGTACTGGTCCCGTTTCGAGGGCAAGTACTTCGCCGGGGACGGTGCGAAGAAGGACGACGACGGGGACATCTGGCTGCTGGGCCGGGTCGACGACGTGATGCTCATCTCCGGGCACAACATCTCGACGACCGAGGTCGAGTCCGCGCTCGTCTCCCACCCGAAGGTCGCCGAGGCGGCGGTCGTCGGCGCGGCGGACGAGACGACGGGCCAGGCGATCGTGGCGTTCGTGATCCTGCGCGGCACCGCGAGCGAGGACGCCGATCTCGTCGCGGATCTGCGCAACCACGTGGCGGCCACGCTCGGCCCGATCGCCAAGCCCAAGCGGATCCTGCCGGTGGCCGAGCTGCCCAAGACGCGCTCCGGCAAGATCATGCGTCGGCTGCTGCGGGATGTCGCGGAGAACCGTCAGCTCGGCGACGTCACGACCCTGACCGACTCCTCCGTGATGGAGCTCATCCAGTCCAAGCTGCCGTCGGCGGCATCGGAGGACTGA
- a CDS encoding SulP family inorganic anion transporter: protein MSACVPHRTNHQPHHDRDEPDGSRSRFRGGPDRGGGGSGTGFRINGADVTASITVFLIALPLSLGIALATGAPLQAGLVAAAIGGIVVGLLGGAPLQVSGPAAGLTVVTADLIQQYGWRTTCAITVLAGLTQLVLSVVRVARSALAVSPAIVHGMLAGIGVTIALAQLHIVLGGTPQSSAIDNVLGLPGQLADLHPAALSVSALTIAVLLAWPRVPGRTGRAVRTIPAALAAVALATALAAAAGLRLPRVDLPSWQSHALPELPDGPMLGILAAVLTITLVGSVESLLSAVAVDKLIAARKKPAVRIPRANLDRELRGQGAANVISGALGGLPVTGVAVRSSANVAAGGVSRQSTMLHGLWIALAALLLVPVLDLIPLATLAALVMVVGVQMVNITHLRSVRRNREMLVYAATMAAVVLTGVLEGVAIGIAVAVAVALHRLTRTRITVEERDGTYRVRVRGQLTFLAVPRLSRVLSKVPHDADTVVELDGSFMDHAAYEALHDWQAGHEAHGGTAVFTGRSGGRIAEPASESHACCRPWTPWRNHHCQEHPATASPGQRHRHRQHGKHLHQLASGISSFQRNTAPLVRDELARLAREGQRPSHLFLTCADSRLVTSMITASGPGDLFTVRNVGNLVPKPGAESGDDSVAAAIEYAVDVLEVDSITVCGHSGCGAMQALLNGAQSEDKGTPPTPLQRWLRHAQPSLDRMRSRHHSWARISGRLPADAAEQLSLTNVVQQLEHLRANEAVARRLAEGTLQLHGMYFHVGEAQAYLLADDPKTGGAEEVFDRVTPGPPALENTPA from the coding sequence ATGTCTGCCTGCGTCCCCCATCGCACGAACCACCAGCCGCATCACGACCGCGACGAGCCCGACGGATCCCGGTCCCGCTTCCGCGGCGGGCCCGATCGCGGGGGTGGTGGGAGCGGCACAGGCTTCCGGATCAACGGTGCCGATGTGACCGCGTCCATCACCGTCTTTCTGATCGCGCTGCCGCTCTCCCTCGGTATCGCCCTGGCCACGGGTGCGCCCCTTCAGGCGGGCCTGGTGGCGGCCGCGATCGGCGGGATCGTCGTCGGCCTGCTGGGCGGGGCGCCGCTCCAGGTCAGCGGGCCGGCGGCCGGGCTCACGGTGGTCACGGCGGATCTGATCCAGCAGTACGGATGGCGCACCACCTGTGCCATCACGGTGCTTGCGGGCCTGACGCAGCTGGTGCTGTCCGTGGTGCGGGTGGCCCGTTCGGCGCTGGCCGTCAGTCCGGCGATCGTGCACGGCATGCTCGCCGGCATCGGCGTGACGATCGCGCTCGCACAACTGCACATCGTCCTCGGCGGCACGCCGCAGAGCTCCGCGATCGACAATGTGCTCGGGCTTCCGGGCCAACTGGCCGATCTGCATCCCGCCGCGCTCTCCGTCAGCGCCCTGACCATCGCCGTACTGCTCGCCTGGCCGCGCGTCCCGGGGCGGACCGGCAGAGCCGTACGGACGATCCCGGCCGCGCTGGCCGCCGTGGCCCTCGCGACCGCGCTGGCCGCGGCCGCGGGGCTCAGGCTGCCCCGGGTCGACCTTCCGTCCTGGCAGAGCCATGCCCTGCCAGAGCTGCCCGACGGGCCGATGCTGGGCATCCTGGCCGCGGTCCTGACCATCACGCTGGTCGGCAGCGTGGAGTCGCTGCTGTCCGCCGTGGCGGTCGACAAGCTGATCGCGGCACGCAAGAAGCCCGCGGTCCGCATCCCGCGCGCCAACCTCGACCGGGAGCTGAGGGGACAGGGCGCGGCCAACGTCATCTCCGGCGCGCTCGGCGGGCTGCCGGTCACAGGGGTCGCCGTGCGCAGCTCCGCCAATGTGGCCGCCGGCGGGGTCAGCCGGCAGTCCACCATGCTCCACGGCCTGTGGATCGCTCTGGCCGCCCTGTTGCTCGTGCCGGTGCTCGATCTGATCCCGCTCGCCACCCTGGCCGCTCTGGTGATGGTCGTGGGCGTCCAGATGGTCAACATCACGCATCTGCGCAGCGTGCGGCGGAACCGCGAGATGCTCGTGTACGCGGCGACCATGGCAGCGGTGGTGCTCACCGGTGTCCTGGAGGGCGTGGCCATCGGGATCGCCGTCGCGGTCGCGGTCGCTCTGCACCGGCTGACCAGGACGCGGATCACCGTCGAGGAGCGCGACGGGACCTATCGGGTCCGGGTGCGGGGCCAGTTGACGTTCCTGGCCGTGCCCCGGCTGAGCCGGGTGCTCAGCAAGGTGCCGCACGACGCGGACACCGTGGTGGAGCTGGACGGCTCGTTCATGGACCACGCGGCCTACGAGGCGCTGCACGACTGGCAGGCGGGCCATGAGGCCCACGGCGGTACGGCCGTCTTCACCGGCCGCTCCGGGGGCCGGATCGCCGAGCCCGCCTCCGAGTCGCACGCCTGCTGCCGGCCCTGGACACCCTGGCGCAACCACCACTGCCAGGAGCACCCCGCCACCGCGTCACCCGGCCAGCGCCACCGGCATCGGCAGCACGGCAAGCACCTGCACCAACTGGCCAGCGGGATCAGCTCCTTCCAGCGCAACACCGCACCGCTGGTGCGCGACGAGCTGGCGCGGCTGGCCCGCGAGGGCCAGCGTCCCTCGCACCTGTTCCTGACCTGCGCCGACTCCCGCCTCGTCACGAGCATGATCACGGCGAGCGGCCCGGGCGACCTCTTCACCGTGCGCAACGTGGGGAATCTCGTGCCCAAGCCGGGAGCCGAGAGCGGAGACGACTCGGTCGCCGCCGCGATCGAGTACGCCGTGGACGTACTGGAGGTCGATTCGATCACCGTGTGCGGCCACTCCGGCTGCGGCGCCATGCAGGCACTGCTCAACGGCGCCCAGAGCGAGGACAAGGGCACACCCCCGACGCCACTGCAGCGATGGCTGCGTCACGCACAGCCCAGCCTCGACCGGATGCGCTCCCGCCATCACTCCTGGGCGAGAATCTCCGGACGACTGCCCGCCGACGCGGCGGAGCAGCTCTCCTTGACGAACGTGGTCCAGCAGCTGGAGCATCTCCGCGCAAACGAGGCGGTGGCCCGCAGACTTGCCGAAGGCACCCTGCAACTCCACGGGATGTACTTCCACGTCGGCGAAGCGCAGGCGTACCTGCTGGCGGATGACCCGAAGACCGGCGGCGCCGAGGAGGTCTTCGACCGGGTGACGCCCGGGCCACCGGCGCTGGAGAACACACCGGCCTGA
- a CDS encoding ATP-binding protein → MKIAFVGKGGSGKTTLSSLFIRHLAAQRAHVVAVDADINQHLGTALGLDEDGAAALPAMGAHLPLIKDYLRGTNPRIASAETMIKTTPPGEGSRLLRVREDNPVYDACARTVRLDGGEIRLMATGPFTESDLGVACYHSKVGAVELCLNHLVDGPDEYVVVDMTAGSDSFASGMFTRFDMTFLVAEPTRKGVSVYRQYKEYARDFGVSLKVVGNKVQGEDDLEFLHEQVGEDLLVTVGHSDWVRAMEKGRPPRFGLLEESNLAALRTLQDAADASYGRRDWERYTRQMVHFHLKNAESWGNAKTGADLAAQVDPAFVLGERALEAGAPQPA, encoded by the coding sequence ATGAAGATCGCTTTCGTAGGGAAGGGCGGCAGCGGCAAGACCACGCTGTCCTCGCTCTTCATCCGCCACCTCGCCGCACAGCGGGCCCATGTCGTCGCGGTGGACGCCGACATCAACCAGCACCTGGGCACAGCGCTCGGACTCGACGAGGACGGGGCGGCGGCGCTGCCCGCGATGGGCGCACACCTCCCGCTCATCAAGGACTATCTGCGCGGCACGAATCCCCGGATCGCTTCCGCCGAGACGATGATCAAGACCACGCCTCCGGGTGAGGGGTCGCGACTGCTGCGCGTGCGCGAGGACAACCCGGTCTACGACGCCTGCGCCCGGACCGTCCGGCTGGACGGCGGCGAGATCCGGCTGATGGCGACCGGACCGTTCACCGAGTCGGATCTGGGGGTGGCCTGCTACCACTCCAAGGTGGGGGCCGTGGAGCTGTGCCTCAACCATCTCGTCGACGGCCCGGACGAGTACGTCGTGGTCGACATGACGGCCGGCTCGGACTCGTTCGCGTCCGGGATGTTCACGCGCTTCGACATGACGTTCCTCGTCGCCGAACCGACCCGTAAGGGCGTTTCCGTCTACCGGCAGTACAAGGAGTACGCACGGGACTTCGGCGTCTCGCTGAAGGTCGTCGGGAACAAGGTGCAGGGCGAGGACGATCTGGAGTTCCTGCACGAGCAGGTGGGCGAGGATCTGTTGGTCACGGTCGGGCACTCGGACTGGGTACGGGCCATGGAGAAGGGCCGCCCGCCGCGCTTCGGCCTGCTGGAGGAGTCCAACCTCGCGGCGCTGCGCACGCTCCAGGACGCCGCGGACGCGTCGTACGGCCGCCGCGACTGGGAGCGCTACACACGGCAGATGGTGCACTTCCACCTGAAGAACGCGGAGAGCTGGGGGAACGCGAAGACGGGGGCCGACCTTGCGGCACAGGTCGACCCCGCCTTCGTCCTCGGGGAACGGGCCCTGGAGGCCGGTGCTCCGCAACCGGCCTGA
- a CDS encoding oxidoreductase, translating into MSTNASDPLAALGALPGVVDAVDSVRKAVDRVYGHRIMRRRANEVASEAALRGARASAALSGADWALEEVRRRTDFGGEGEARTVGAALRLTAEAGQLLSIWRQSPLRVLARLHLVAAGGAAPDDTVGRPRLVGEKVDEPLIEAPLPDADEVAGRLDGLSGLVIAGSSAPALVIASVVHGELLALRPFSSSNGLVARAAERIVLVGSGLDPKSICPAEVGHAELGRAAYVAAFDGYLSGTPEGMAAWITHCGRAVELGVRESTAVCEALQRGAA; encoded by the coding sequence ATGAGTACGAACGCCTCTGACCCCCTGGCCGCACTGGGCGCCCTGCCCGGCGTGGTGGATGCCGTCGACTCCGTACGCAAGGCCGTCGACCGGGTCTATGGGCACCGGATCATGCGGCGCCGTGCCAACGAGGTGGCGTCGGAGGCCGCGCTGCGCGGAGCCCGGGCTTCCGCGGCGCTCTCCGGGGCCGACTGGGCGCTGGAAGAGGTGCGCCGGCGCACCGATTTCGGCGGTGAGGGGGAGGCCCGGACCGTCGGCGCGGCACTGCGGCTGACCGCCGAGGCGGGCCAGCTGCTGTCCATCTGGCGCCAGTCACCCCTTCGGGTGCTGGCCCGACTGCATCTGGTGGCGGCGGGCGGTGCGGCACCGGACGACACGGTCGGCCGCCCCCGCCTCGTGGGTGAGAAGGTCGACGAGCCGCTGATCGAAGCACCGCTTCCGGACGCCGACGAGGTGGCGGGGCGGCTGGACGGGCTCTCCGGGCTGGTCATCGCGGGCAGTTCGGCCCCGGCGCTGGTGATCGCCTCGGTCGTGCACGGTGAACTGCTCGCTCTGCGCCCCTTCTCCTCGTCCAACGGACTGGTCGCCAGGGCCGCCGAGCGCATCGTCCTGGTCGGCAGCGGGCTCGACCCCAAGTCGATCTGTCCGGCCGAGGTCGGGCACGCGGAACTCGGCCGTGCCGCGTACGTCGCCGCCTTCGACGGTTACCTGTCCGGGACACCGGAGGGGATGGCGGCCTGGATCACGCACTGCGGCCGCGCCGTCGAGCTGGGCGTTCGCGAATCGACGGCGGTCTGCGAGGCGTTGCAGCGGGGCGCCGCCTAG